GGCCGGGAGGGCAGCCAAGCCACTAAGAGTGATGGGAAATCACCTCCGAGTTCGTACAGGAAAATGGTGAACCTCTGAGGCGGGCTGGGGGAGGCTAGGGGTTGGGGCTGGAGATGCGGATGGGGGGGTGGCCAGGCGGTCCGGGACCCTGAAGGGACCAGGTGGTGGCTGGTCGGCGCCAAACGCTTCGCCACAGTCCAGGATCCCTCCACCCCGGCCCTCTGCAGGTCTGAGGGTCTAGGTGTCAAGTGTCGCGGCGGCGCACGCACGGCGAGAATCGGGTGAAAGAGGAGACTGCAAGGATAGGCCCAGGTCGGTGCGGGGGGCAGCGTGGGGGGGCGGGTGCAGAGCCCAGTTTGAGATCCCCTCCCAAttcccccatccctgtcccctgtcctccaTTTTGGTGCCTGCGGAGCTCGGGGAAAGAAtcctgggaaaggaaaaatggTGGGCtttaggggagggagggagaaaggagagagctggagggagaaaggagagagctgGAGGGAGAGGCTCGAATTGGAGGCCCCCTAGAGGACGCCTGAAGCTCCTAAGGTGGgggaaattaacaaaaacaaaaccaaaaccaaacaaaaaacacctttgCTATCAGAGCTCTGAATCCTGCTGGTCAGTACACCAAGCATTCAGTCTCTCTCCTTGCCTTTGTTTTACTTGTgttcaaagaaaaacaaccaggaaaaaaatctcatggCAAATATCCACcaggaaaaccaagaaatggaGCAGCCCATGCAGAATGGAGAGGAAGACCGCCCTTTGGGAGGGGGCGAAGGCCACCAACCTGCAGGAAATAATAGACGGGGACAGGCTCGCCGACTTGCTCCTAATTTTCGATGGGCCATACCCAATAGGCAGGTCAATGATGGGATGGGTGGAGATGGAGATGATATGGAAATGTTCATGGAGGAGATGAGAGAAATCAGGAGAAAACTTAGGGAGCTGCAGTTGAGGAATTGTCTGCGTATCCTGATGGGGGAGCTCTCTAATCACCATGACCATCATGATGAATTTTGCCTTATGCCTTGACTCCTGCCATTTTCCATGAGATTAATACTGTGATTCACACTGTTTTCttcttgcattttcctgataacaCCTTTACTGATCCGTTTGCTGTGAACCTTACGTAATTTCCATGTGTCAGGTGGGTTCTGTGTTACCAGATTCCAATTGGAAATTGCCTTGGCACCCAGTCTAAGTTTCTGTCAACAGTAGAGTCACCTATTTGCATGGAAAAGTATAAAGtaataaagcaattaaaaagcaatctatacattcattattgtctcatttaaaagcatatatatatatatattatatgaccCCCCCCCCgtacaaaaaaacagaaatcagatGTCCCATGGTGTTAATTGGGTCACATTTCTCTGTAGTTGGGTAAtatgtgacttttttccttttattacctGGAGTTTTAGAAGTGAAAACAGTTTTTCAATGAGTCTGAATGTAGTACAGGTATGTAATACTGGTTCAACAAACCTTAAAGTAAACTCTTAAGTATTTTCCGGTTTTACCTGGAAGTATAAAGCCTCTCTTTATTACAGATGTATTCCTTTAAAGagtcagttttctcttctgtggaaTGGGGAATAATGCTTGGCTTACAGGGCTTTTGAGTGGAATAGATGAGGTGTGAAACTTGGGCTGCTCCTATGGAACTCGAATTGGTACTTGGGAAGGACTAAAGGGAGTGTTCACCTATGCTCACAAGTCCAGAGGGCAAAAATAGGTGGCTTCCACCTTGTCATTCCTCTGATATTTGCAATACTGCTCCCCTGATCACTGCCATTCCTGTTGGGTATACTTTCCTTCCTGCTGGGTCCtgattctgtttctgttgctGATGTGTGTCCTCAAGGTAACAGAATCCCACTGATTTCTCTCCAGTCCCCAGTGTGCTGCTAATCCCTGCCCTCTTGACTCCTATAAAAGTCTGAAGAATGTCTTTCTCCCCACTTTAAAGTTATATTTATCCAAGTGAGTACGATTCAATGGTTCATGGTCTTTTGTTGGTTCTTAACAAAATAGCCctttttggtattattttcatGATCTTCTTCCAAGGACTCAGACATGAATAAACTAGGGCctacctcaggagacatatctagatgTCTCACCACAGTGTGTCCAGAATTGTACTGCTTCAAACCTCCAAAACAGATCAAAAGCTTTGTTTTGCCTGTGTTTCTACCCTTCGTGGGGATTTTCTCAAAAGAGAGCCTGGGAAGGCCAACTCAACCACTTTAACAGACTTACCCAGAAGACCTCTAAATCACATTAGGGGGACACATTTTAAACCTAAAACACACTTCCGTTTATATCCCTTCCACCCtggaaaaatgaaattgctttgtaaattcttaaaaactatattaaatatTTGGCATAATTTTTATGTGAGTGTATGCCCTTCTTGTGACTAATTTTGTCTTAATCATCTTGGAGCTTAGTTTCTAGTGTAGTGCCTGACATAGTAGATATTCAATTAgtaatcattttcattggttAATTAACTATAATGGAGTTATGAACCCAGCTTAATATTGTTCCTGTCCTTAATTAAATGTCCTAAGGCAAGTAACTGTTTATTTGgaaagtattttaatttccaaaggaACATGGCAAGTCTCTAAcccaaaatctattttttttttagacctgGAATGTATCAGTGCTTATGTAAACACAGATCCCTTATTTGCATAATTACCtagggaaaatgttaaaaatggtgACACTTGCATACTCTTCCCACTTTTAACCCCCTTCCCCTTATCATCTCTTGAATCACCTGATCAGGAACTACTGTTGTGACAGTTCCtgaggtgattctgatgcatctGAGTTATGACAACATAGGCATAATGGTAATTACACCATTTTACAGTATCATCTCAATTACCTTGCTTATTTGATAATACAATAAATATGCCTTTCCAAAATATAgtatttctaaaattagattgcATTAAAacatcaatatatatttataaaccaaTACTgctttttatctttccaaatatcTTATAAAGCTAATGCATTATCATGAatctattattaataattatgtaataattattaattaaataagttaGGCATTATCATTTCTCTGCAAGCCTGTACCCTTTTACAccaatgattttgttttaatcacCCTGGAGCTCAGTTTCTAGTACAGTACCTGGtacagtaaatattcaataacataatcatttatgcttttgttaattattaatattaaatttcttaACAACTGTAATTTACCTAAAATAATATGTAGCAACAATTAGTGGGTCTTTGTGggtgatttacttatttatttatttatttatttatctttttaccatttatttattattgagagacagagacagagcatgagcatgggaggagcgaagagaggaggagacagaatctgaagcaggctccaagctctgagctgttagcacagagctggatgtgggctgaactcacaaaccggtagatcctgacctgagccaaagttggatgcctaaccaactgagccacccaggcacccttgtggGTGGTTTATTCCTTTACACCCTCACGTTTTAAAAGTTTCTGTGTGGAACATTTAAAAGTGTAATACttccataattatttttgtaatacaaGGTTATTACACATATTTGGGTTATGCAGAAAATATAAGgaagaatataaacaaaaccaTAAGTTAATTGTCCAAAgaaaatacttgtatttttttttttttttactattgtatTTAGTCATGATAAAGCCAGGCTCAGCTTCTTAGGAGGAATACTTCCTTTTTCAAAACCCTCCAATGAAACACATTTagtttgttatgtttatttttttaatcttctctcaTCAAAACTAATTGGATCACATTTGAACAACTTTCAATtagcttctgttttttaaaactgtgaaaatAAGTCTTCATGTTTTCTAAGGTCAATTCTCAGTTGGCAGATTGGGACCATTAAgtgaatacatttaataaaactgAACAGAATTATTTGTTTATGAAACTTAAAAGTCTCATAAGTAGAAAAAGGACTAGATTGCATGaatgaaatgggcaaaataccATGTCTGTTTTCTGTCACCTTTCCTGACATCACATATATCATGTAATAAACATGCTGATTTTGATTAGAAAtactccattttaaaattttcaagaagATTGCGTGTAATGTAGTTGCTATCTCATGTGTGATCAGTTGTAATGCTTTCTAAGTGATATAAATCTACATAAGCAAATATGTATAGGCATCCCTATCAATTCAATTATTTCCTGTTTAGAGATTTACTCTTAGAAGctgacagaaaatattttttatttagtgaaTTTCATATGAAGAGAGAAATCCTCAGATAcatgacaattaaaaataatcattttcgcACAAATGAAAAGAACGTTATTGTGTTTAATTGTAAATTATGCATGCTAAAGTGGCATTTGTTGTTGCTttggaacagaagaaaaaatgtattaagaaaaaaatttagagggaaggagtatgagtgggggagaagcagaggcaaagggagagagattctcaagcagtctccatgcccagtgtggagcccccaCGCAGGGGttaatctcacaactgtgagatcatgacctgagccaaaatcaagagtcagatgctcaactggctgggccacccaggctcccccttaagaaaaattttaatcttattttcaaCACCCTGTTTCCTTTACTGAGTTCACATGagtataaattaattttagattttttatgtatttctccTAATTTCATAAGTAttacttaatttccttttatattaaagtttgatttttaaaagaggaaacaaactaaatgtgtCAAAGACAGTGAAGAACTTTATGAAAACTTgttgaaaaaacaataaatttcaaattactTTGGAATTATTTAGCTAGTAATATAAACTTAGTAGCTATTATCATGACAATGCCTCAGTTCATTTTACTCTATTCATTggtgaaatggagataatttcCAGGGCTGCTGTGAGAACTAAAAGAGGTAAGGAACACGTAAGCTGTGTTTTAATTGCTTATGTTCATCAGCACATGCAGGATAAAAGGCCTTCAGATTCCCCTCAGTTGTTGGAAGTAGCATACAAACTATGCCACAAGCCAACTTCATTCCTCTACTGTGGTGAAccaacccccccgccccacctgccACATCACTACAGATTTCTCCGGACACCTAAATGTGCCAGTGTTCCAGTTTGTCTACTACAGAGGTTTGCATGAAGACCTTCTACCTGATTTAGAGCACTAGTTTATGTAGGTACTATTTTGGTGATTCTTGGACTAtgttatgtttgtatttttagcaAAGAGGCCTTTTTTCCAGtgtttgtttgtggttttgtgtGCAGCCAGCCCTCTTTTCTCCATAATATTCAGATATTAGGGGCTGAGTCttgatttttatctattctgatgaTTTCTGTCATGTGATTAGAGGGCTTAGACCATTTCCATTTAAAGTAATCATTAATATTGTTGTCCAACAACTTGGTAAtcctctcttcattttttcagtcttttttcccctgtgtatttcattttgaattatttctattgctatgtcttcATGTTCACTActcttttcttctgtaatgtcTAATATGCCATTAACCCTGTCTAACATGTATTTCATTTCAGACATTGTAATTGTTCTCTCTAGGTGTTCAATTAGGGTATCTCAAATTTTTTATATTCCATGTCTCTACTAAACATGTTCAGTCTTTCCTTCAGCTTCTTGAATGTATGCAATGCAGTTATACTGTTTGTTTTAATGTCCTTCTCTAATTCTACCATCTTTTTCATATCTTGGTCagttttgattaatttttctcCTCATGGTGGGTTagattttcctgcttctttgcaggCCTCATAATTGTTGTTTGGATGCCACACATtgttaattttaacttttgagtGCTAGATATTTTGGGATCCCTGTAAATATATTGGTTTTTATTCTGGGACACAGTTAAGTTACATGTAAACAGTTTGATATTTTAGGTTCTTGATTTTAATCTTTGTAAGGCTGGACCATAGTAGTGTTTAGTTTAGGGTTAATTGTACTCCACTAATGAGGAAAAATCCTCCTGAGTACTCTTTCTGATATCCCATGAATTACGAGGTCTTCAACTCTAGCTATTATTCCTAAACATGTGTAAACTTAAATTGTTCCCTTTAATCCTTTTGTGGTGTTCTTTTCTTGGTTTGGGGTAGTTTCCTCACAAGCATTTAATGATCAGTACTCAGTACTCAGATAATTATTCATATGAGATCAGGTGTGCTCTgggtggtatggccatagactaTTCAGATAATTATTCAAAGAGGACCCTCTTCAGGTcatcaaattctttctctgtgagctcttttttttttttttttttttttggtactctTACCTGAAAACTCTAGCTGCCTTGGCCTCCCTAGGTCCTAATTTCTTCTCCTAATCTATGGAATACCCCTGGGCTCTCCCTGGATTCTCACTCCTTGCACTGTGGCCTGAAAACTTTCTTTAGGAAGTAGGCTGGAGCAATCATAAGAATAACCTCATTTCTTCCCAGTCTCTCAGGGATCATAGATCTTGTTGCTCAGTGTCCACTGACTTCAGAATAGTTGGTTCATAGATTTTTATTCAGCTTTTTAGTTATTTCAGATTGGGAGGTAATTCTAGTCTCTGTTACTCTATCCTAGTCAGGAGCAGAATGGTGTATGTTACAGATGTTGTAATCTGATCAAGTAAGTAAaggtgtataaatatatatgggaaTGTGCATATACAAAtagaaaagacataaaagaatTCATCACTGATAGATTTTGAAAATGATTGTGTGATTTAAAacgatttttttgttatttacttcGATgtctgttattttaaatttttttacacttCCATCTTATTGCCACTAAAacaattctgaatatatatgtcaTCATGTTAATGCAGAGTATGCagaaaataatggtaataataacaatactcATAACATACTTTTAGTGTGCACCATATTCCAGAGTGTTCTAAGCTGTTTATAGATGCTAATCACTTTATTCCCCCAAAGAACCTGTGAGGGCTATACCACTAATGTCCCCACTTTATATAGGAGGGAATTAAGGCACATGGAGATGAAGCAAATTCCCTGATTGTACATTTAGTAAGTTGCAAAACCTGGAGATAGCCAAAACTCTTGGGCTCTAGAATCAGTGCTCTCAGCCTCttaacaaaacaagtaataaatccattaaaattttcattggaaCAACTGGAGGCAGTAACCTATGTTctgaagtataatttaaaaattatgtgttttttctagatattttagtAGTGGCAAATCCCAAACCCATTGTTTCtcctaaaaggaaatattttctctcaaataaataaaactgagcaTAATAGACAAAATCAGGCAATTGATGTTGgaaaccaaaaaggaaagaagcgaaggaaaaaaaatgtagtctcTGATATTAAGGACTTGAGAGGTCATCATAGTAAATCCATCTGTTATGAAAAAGTTGAAATTAGGAGGGAGCAGAAACTCTGAAGAAGAagtaaaaacacagagaaaagctATCCAGTAGAAAATTAACACACCTCTcagtaatgggagaagataggcATTTGCTGTATGAATGCATAttttatgggaaagaaaaaagacaagcgGATTCCCTTCAATGTTTTTGATCCatacacattttcaaaatgaataggTATTATGTGGTAAATAATGTCTcctaacttgttttaaaaataatgactggatttattttcctctttatttatttaaacttttttttaaatgtacttatttatattcaggtggaggaagagagagagagagggagagaatgagaatcccacgttcaatgcagggctcaacctcacgagaacctgagatcatgacctgagcggaaatcaagactcagatgcttaacctcagacgcttaaccgactgtgtcacccaggaacccagatttattttcctcttaagacaAACTTGAATATCTATTGGAGAAATATATACAGCAGAGGAATCCTTTACATGTTAgcaaatgatgttttattttattagttttataagATGTTCTTTGGGGCACATTCCTTTGCAAGTTCCTGTGGGAGTTatttaaaagataacaaaatgtAGGTTTGGgggattttctacataggcaatcatctcatctgcaaatagggacagttttctttcttcctctatttcttcttttccaatttgtatgcctttcaTTTCATGTTCTTGCCTTCCTGCAATGGCTAGaccttccaacactatgttgaataagagttaAGAGAGCAGACATTGTCTTGCTCCCTAtcttagagagacagacagcattcagtcttttaccattgagtataGTCTTATCTGTAAGTGTCATGAGGCTACTTATGAAATGCTAAGAGGCTTGGTTGTGTTGACTTCACCAGGCTATAGCCCCAAAGGAGTTCAAGTTAAGCTAAGGGAAAGTAGAGGCAACCAGAGAAATCATCCCATGTCCTCAAGTTGTACACCCAGGACTAAAGAAGACTGTCACATTCTCTGTCCACTAGGGAATATCCTAAGGATTGCAGTTTGTGTCTGGGGGTTATATGGCCTGGGTATGAGTCCCAGCCTTGCCACTTAAAATTAGCTGGTGTTGTGAACAAACCCCTGCAGCCTCCATTTACTCTTTGGTAAAGTAGGCATAAAAGtggtacctacctcataggtttGTGGTGAGGATTAGATGATGCAAGAAGAGCATTTAACACAATCTTTGTCACACAGTATAAATAATTTTACTCTATTACTTACTTTTTACTATAAAAGTTACTTACAAAACCTGTACAAAATGAGAAACTTTTAGGAAGATCATGACAAAAATAcgcagaggcagagacaaagaAATTTGCTGTACCTTTATGTTTTCTGCTCTTATGTAAAATGGCATGGAGATTCATGGTTCTATGAGCAAAGCCAGAATACCAAAAGGTGACGGTAATGAAATATATAATCTTCTCCCTTGTAGcatgttctttgttcttttcttctgagaGCTGGAGATAACAACTGAGTTTGAGAATCTTTCATCTTAGAGAGGCTGCATCTCCTTGAATTAAGTTGTCCGAAGTTGTTTCCAAATATGAAAGACCATGCGTGATGCTAATGTGATgaggagcagaagagagaatTAGTTGCAACATGAAACAATGATAGGGAATCATATCTGACCAACCACCCATTGTGATGGACGGGTCTTTCAAAGAGAGTGCTCTCTTCACTTTGCCAACATCAGAGAGTTCATCATTTTGTGTTGAAGAGGAGCCTCCCCACAGCCACAAGCCCTCCAGGTTGTTGTCTCCTTTCACTCAGTCTAAATTCACAGTGATGGGTGACTTGGGCCAGAGGTTTAAAGAGAGTCTAACTAGAAGAGTTCAATGTCTGTTGGCCTGGCAGTGTGGCAGCTCATTACCTGCTTATAGTGTTCACTCTGAAACCTCCATTATTACCCTAGCATTCAGGCCTAGTCTAAGAGTCCGGGCTTACAGTTAAGTCTTGGGTGGAGGAGATACTGTTAGTTTTCCTAGGATATTTGTTCactggatgatttttatttattatttttgagagagagagacagagcgtgaatgggggaggggcagtgagagggggagacacagaatccgaagcaggatccaggctctgagctgtcagcacagagaccaaaggGGGAGAgggcctcaaactcaggaaccgtgagatcatgacctgagcctaaatcaaatgcttaaccaactgagccacccaggcaccccaatgttccTAATTTTGCAATGAGAAATGAGTTGTGATTCTTTTCTGCCAGCACATCAGGAGGGAAGAGAAGTACTGCAGCTTTCATCAAAAGTGTCTAgccactggggtggctcagttggtttgagcattcagcttcagctcaggtcatgatctggcagtttgtgagttcaagccccacatcaggcttgctgctgtccacgtagagcctgcttcagatcctctgtccctttctctctatccctcctctgctcatgctctctcaaaaacaaataagtattaaaaaaagtgTCCAGCCACTGCTTTTACCACATGTGTATCTCATTATGGGCTTTTACCACAAATTCTTACACTCGATTTGGGCAGATTATGCTGGCCAGATGTGTGTGTGGGTTCCTCTTGCCCCAGGATCTTCCAGGAGAGACTTCATCCAAGGGCCCTCTTTCCATCCTCTTCCCCAACTATTCATAGGGAGCAAGGAGTAATTTCTCAGAAGCCCTTTGCCCATCCCTCAATAAGGACAACTCCCCTCACTTTTCCAGGAGTCCTTAAATTAATTCTTTTAGGATCTTAAAGGCCTTAAAttaattctttcagaaaaaaaaacaatctaccCCACGAATCACCTTACTCTATGACTAACTCTTTCCATGTCTCAAACTGCTGGACTGAACAGAACTTGTGATTTCCACTTCTTTCCCAGAAACAGCCTTCTCCCAAAGGTGGATTCTTCCACCTCCCTGCTCTTCTGGATTGTCTCACCAGATTCAGAACAATGCTCATCAGGAAGCACCCAATGTCTACCTGTGGTCCAGTGGGGATGGTGCAGTCACTTTCTGACTTGGGGCCTTAACCACTTTCCCTTCTAGCCTTAGTAGGCCAGTGAATACAGAAGCTGATTGGTAcactggaaaggaaaaggaagagggactCATATTTTCTGAGGGTGGATCTGCTGAGAATCAGGAATCTGGCAGAGATTTACACCACTGGCAGTGGAGGAGACAAGAGACTGTGAACTACAGGTGTGAATATATTTGAGGGGCAGCATAATGtggagaatatggagaaaagaagaaaaatacatgcaTGTTTCTATTTTGACTGTGAGTCCATGTCATTTCTATGTGGTAGAATGAGTGCTCtgatggggttgggggaagggaataAGACAATTACAACATTTTCATTCAATTGAGTCATGTACACCATACATGGAATCCAGGGTAAGGAAATGAAG
This region of Felis catus isolate Fca126 chromosome X, F.catus_Fca126_mat1.0, whole genome shotgun sequence genomic DNA includes:
- the BEX3 gene encoding protein BEX3 isoform X1, whose amino-acid sequence is MANIHQENQEMEQPMQNGEEDRPLGGGEGHQPAGNNRRGQARRLAPNFRWAIPNRQVNDGMGGDGDDMEMFMEEMREIRRKLRELQLRNCLRILMGELSNHHDHHDEFCLMP
- the BEX3 gene encoding protein BEX3 isoform X2 — protein: MEQPMQNGEEDRPLGGGEGHQPAGNNRRGQARRLAPNFRWAIPNRQVNDGMGGDGDDMEMFMEEMREIRRKLRELQLRNCLRILMGELSNHHDHHDEFCLMP